The following coding sequences are from one Streptomyces sp. NBC_01485 window:
- a CDS encoding ATP-binding protein, with protein sequence MTTDLTLLPRVAYRGQEVTAPRLRGLLALLAGDPRTGCSTERLVAGLWPEELPERPGKALQVLVSRARAQLGGDVIASTPSGYRLALAEEQVDSSALLLHAAASADRARAGDHAGSLAAAEAGLALWAGNADEADGTDDPVAALRTERAPVHGALVRAQALALARLGRHAEAAGPLAVAAAGHPRDEEVLAELLRGEAATAGPSAALTRYEAYRRELRETLGTDPGAGLKAVQQELLRGEAPVVRHGVPHEPNPLLGRDDDIAAVERLLRASRAVSVVGPGGLGKTRLAYAVSRRAEQRVVYFVPLAGVTADADVTAEVASALGAGEVRPGAMGGHDPVSGILGVLGSGAALLVLDNCEQVVRGAADLVQALVSSSKDLRVLATSRAPLGLTSEAVYALPELELATSVELFTQRARAARAGVELPPDAVAELCRHLDGLPLAVELAAARVRVLSVPEIARRLGDRFALLRGGARDVPERHRTLHAVVDWSWNLLAEDARAALRTLSVFPGGFTGEAAAQVLGEDALFVLEQLADQSLLTVADTPAGVRFRMLETVREFSAARRAAAGEDEAAVGRFLDWARDFGVTYYDSFFGSEPRAAWERIRAEQDNLVPALRHALARTDGPTTAALTAVLAALWSTDSNYLRLTALAADTGPPLSHYRPEPEHVEVARAAAVLCTASLFMGYGPHVVRQLVTLRRLPPAPPDTLLRAIAAVLSAVPEMLPPGYDVLRGLCDSEQPLLAGVAECVASYVWESEHDIDRALASARRTVAALAPVDNPFLQVMGHTRLSQLCLQTEQGEDAYEHLRAALAALPRLGDERDSIGVRWGLVLACLQRGDPDEAEYWLRQAEGVDNARKDDSANADLGGRAEIALARGLTEVGLGLWRSALEGVAGAGPMHSGDPFLDRWALQIRSAAVTAHAHAGRLELVAETVGRLRQWLRTMLSDPAGSPMDPPVFGTVLHALGMAGLASGDTDTDADTGTATATATATATATAVRMIALAERLRVLRDYQPTMSADRARQAVGAAGNAARTAYADAVSEYAALGRDELREAARAVMAVTSDRG encoded by the coding sequence GTGACCACCGACCTCACCCTGCTGCCGCGTGTCGCCTATCGCGGGCAGGAGGTCACAGCGCCCCGGCTGCGTGGTCTGCTCGCGTTGCTCGCGGGCGATCCGCGTACGGGCTGCAGCACCGAGCGGCTGGTGGCGGGGCTGTGGCCGGAGGAGTTGCCGGAGCGGCCGGGGAAGGCGTTGCAGGTTCTCGTGTCCAGGGCGCGGGCGCAGTTGGGCGGCGACGTCATCGCGAGTACGCCGAGCGGATACCGGCTCGCCCTCGCGGAGGAACAGGTCGACAGCTCCGCCCTGTTGCTGCACGCCGCCGCGAGTGCGGACCGGGCCCGGGCCGGGGACCACGCGGGGTCGCTGGCCGCCGCCGAGGCCGGGCTCGCGCTGTGGGCGGGCAACGCTGACGAGGCCGACGGCACCGACGACCCCGTAGCCGCGTTGCGCACCGAGCGCGCCCCCGTGCACGGCGCGCTCGTCCGCGCGCAGGCGCTCGCGCTCGCCCGGCTGGGGCGGCACGCGGAGGCGGCCGGGCCGCTGGCCGTGGCCGCCGCCGGGCATCCGCGCGACGAGGAGGTCCTCGCCGAGCTGCTGCGCGGCGAGGCGGCGACGGCGGGCCCGTCCGCCGCGCTGACCCGGTACGAGGCGTACCGGCGTGAGCTGCGCGAGACGCTCGGCACGGATCCGGGGGCCGGACTCAAGGCCGTACAGCAGGAGCTGCTGCGCGGCGAGGCACCCGTGGTCAGGCACGGCGTGCCGCACGAGCCGAACCCGCTGCTGGGGAGAGACGACGACATCGCGGCGGTGGAACGGCTGCTGCGCGCCTCCCGCGCCGTCAGCGTCGTCGGGCCCGGCGGGCTCGGCAAGACCCGGCTCGCGTACGCGGTCAGCCGCCGGGCCGAGCAGCGCGTGGTGTATTTCGTGCCGCTCGCCGGTGTCACCGCGGACGCGGACGTGACCGCCGAGGTGGCCTCCGCGCTCGGCGCGGGCGAGGTGCGGCCCGGTGCGATGGGCGGCCACGACCCCGTGTCCGGCATCCTCGGCGTGCTCGGCTCCGGGGCCGCGCTGCTGGTGCTGGACAACTGCGAGCAGGTCGTCCGGGGGGCCGCCGACCTCGTACAGGCCCTGGTGTCGTCCTCGAAGGACCTGCGGGTGCTCGCCACCAGCCGGGCCCCGCTGGGACTGACGTCGGAGGCGGTGTACGCGCTGCCCGAGCTCGAACTCGCCACCTCCGTCGAGCTGTTCACGCAGCGGGCCCGGGCCGCCCGGGCCGGCGTGGAGCTGCCGCCGGACGCGGTGGCCGAGCTGTGCCGCCACCTCGACGGGCTGCCGCTCGCCGTGGAGCTGGCGGCGGCGCGGGTGCGGGTGCTGTCGGTGCCGGAGATCGCCCGCCGCCTCGGCGACCGGTTCGCGCTGCTGCGCGGCGGGGCGCGGGACGTACCGGAGCGGCACCGCACGCTGCACGCGGTCGTGGACTGGAGCTGGAACCTGCTCGCCGAGGACGCCCGGGCCGCGCTGCGCACGCTGTCCGTCTTCCCCGGCGGCTTCACGGGCGAAGCCGCGGCGCAAGTCCTGGGCGAGGACGCCTTGTTCGTACTGGAGCAACTGGCCGATCAGTCGCTGCTCACCGTCGCCGACACCCCGGCCGGCGTGCGGTTCCGGATGCTGGAGACCGTACGGGAGTTCAGCGCGGCCCGGCGGGCGGCGGCGGGCGAGGACGAGGCGGCCGTCGGCCGATTCCTGGACTGGGCACGGGACTTCGGGGTCACGTATTACGACTCGTTCTTCGGCTCGGAACCGCGCGCCGCCTGGGAGCGGATCAGGGCCGAGCAGGACAACCTCGTACCGGCCCTGCGGCACGCCCTGGCCCGTACCGACGGCCCCACCACCGCCGCCCTCACCGCCGTCCTCGCCGCCCTGTGGTCCACCGACTCCAACTACCTCCGTCTCACCGCCCTCGCCGCGGACACCGGCCCGCCGCTGTCGCACTACCGCCCCGAGCCCGAACACGTCGAAGTCGCCCGCGCCGCCGCGGTGTTGTGCACGGCGAGCCTGTTCATGGGCTACGGACCGCACGTCGTACGCCAGCTCGTCACCCTCCGGCGGCTGCCCCCGGCCCCGCCGGACACGCTGCTGCGCGCGATCGCGGCCGTGCTGAGCGCCGTCCCCGAGATGCTGCCGCCCGGCTACGACGTGCTGCGCGGGCTCTGCGACAGCGAGCAGCCGCTGCTCGCCGGCGTCGCCGAGTGCGTCGCCAGCTACGTCTGGGAGTCGGAGCACGACATCGACCGCGCGCTCGCCTCGGCCCGCCGGACCGTCGCCGCACTGGCGCCGGTCGACAACCCGTTCCTCCAGGTCATGGGCCACACCCGGCTGAGCCAGCTGTGCTTGCAGACGGAGCAGGGCGAGGACGCGTACGAGCATCTCAGGGCGGCGCTCGCGGCGCTGCCGCGGCTGGGCGACGAGCGCGACTCCATCGGCGTCCGCTGGGGCCTCGTCCTCGCCTGCCTCCAGCGCGGCGACCCCGACGAGGCCGAGTACTGGCTGCGGCAGGCGGAGGGCGTCGACAACGCGCGGAAGGACGACTCCGCCAACGCCGACCTGGGCGGCCGCGCCGAGATCGCGCTCGCCCGCGGACTGACGGAGGTCGGGCTCGGCCTGTGGCGCAGCGCCCTGGAGGGGGTCGCCGGGGCCGGCCCGATGCACAGCGGCGATCCCTTCCTCGACCGGTGGGCGCTGCAGATCCGGTCGGCGGCGGTGACGGCGCACGCGCACGCCGGCCGTCTCGAACTCGTCGCGGAGACGGTCGGCCGGCTGCGGCAGTGGCTGCGGACCATGCTCTCCGATCCGGCCGGCTCACCAATGGATCCCCCCGTGTTCGGGACGGTGCTGCACGCCCTCGGCATGGCGGGGCTCGCGTCCGGCGACACCGACACCGACGCGGACACCGGCACCGCCACCGCCACCGCCACCGCCACCGCCACCGCCACCGCCGTACGGATGATCGCGCTGGCCGAACGGCTGCGGGTGCTGCGCGACTACCAGCCGACGATGTCGGCGGACCGCGCCCGGCAGGCGGTCGGGGCCGCCGGGAACGCTGCCAGGACGGCGTACGCCGACGCCGTGTCGGAGTACGCCGCCCTGGGGCGGGACGAGTTGCGGGAGGCAGCCCGCGCCGTCATGGCGGTTACTTCGGATCGCGGTTGA
- a CDS encoding tail fiber protein produces MTRRTAVLGATLVVVLSGTAVAASPTATVAASDNKVHACVDKTHLTVRIIDPARTHCTAAERDVSWNITGPQGTTGKTGATGAKGAEGATGAAGATGAKGDTGATGAAGATGPVGPAGAAGLAGATGAKGDTGAKGDTGATGATGPVGAQGDKGSTGATGPVGATGPTGPTGAAGPAGPKGDKGDPGRDSRFGNETGTAASGHGETCTIGSVWLSAGSRAGGIPAKGQLMSITENQPLYSLLGTTYGGNGTTTFQLPDLRSAAPNGLTYVICAVGVYPWAD; encoded by the coding sequence TTGACGCGCAGAACCGCCGTGCTCGGTGCCACCTTGGTCGTCGTGCTTTCCGGTACCGCCGTGGCGGCGTCGCCCACAGCCACGGTGGCGGCGTCGGACAACAAGGTCCACGCGTGCGTCGACAAGACGCATCTGACGGTGCGGATCATCGACCCCGCCCGTACACACTGCACCGCGGCCGAACGCGACGTCTCCTGGAACATCACCGGGCCGCAGGGCACCACGGGCAAGACGGGTGCCACCGGGGCCAAGGGCGCTGAGGGTGCCACGGGAGCGGCTGGAGCGACCGGCGCGAAGGGCGATACCGGGGCCACCGGCGCGGCCGGTGCGACCGGCCCCGTCGGTCCTGCCGGCGCGGCGGGGCTCGCCGGGGCCACCGGCGCGAAGGGGGACACGGGCGCGAAGGGGGACACGGGCGCGACCGGGGCCACGGGGCCCGTGGGCGCGCAGGGCGACAAGGGAAGTACCGGCGCGACCGGGCCTGTTGGTGCCACAGGACCCACGGGGCCCACCGGCGCGGCCGGACCCGCCGGGCCGAAGGGCGACAAGGGCGACCCCGGGCGGGACTCGCGGTTCGGGAACGAGACCGGGACGGCGGCGTCGGGCCACGGGGAGACGTGCACGATCGGCTCGGTGTGGCTGTCGGCCGGATCCCGGGCGGGCGGGATCCCGGCAAAGGGGCAGCTGATGAGCATCACCGAGAACCAGCCGCTGTACTCGCTGCTCGGCACCACGTACGGCGGAAACGGAACGACGACGTTCCAACTGCCCGACCTGCGAAGCGCCGCACCCAACGGGCTCACCTACGTGATCTGCGCCGTCGGGGTCTACCCCTGGGCGGACTAG